A stretch of the Parabacteroides timonensis genome encodes the following:
- a CDS encoding FKBP-type peptidyl-prolyl cis-trans isomerase — MKITANKFVAVTYDLNVGEGEERELMEKAVAEAPLKFIFGTGAMLPAFEDALKGLEVGDKFDFSIAPADAYGEYVEDHVLDLPKNIFEVEGKFDSEVIKEGNTVPMMDSNGNRLNGSVLEVKDDVVVMDFNHPLAGETLHFSGEVIDVHEPTAEEIAALSAPAGGCSCGCDDCGSDCGDHDHEGGCGCGSCH; from the coding sequence ATGAAAATTACAGCAAATAAGTTCGTTGCGGTTACATACGACCTGAACGTAGGAGAAGGTGAAGAGCGCGAGTTGATGGAAAAAGCAGTTGCAGAAGCTCCCTTAAAATTCATCTTTGGAACAGGCGCCATGCTTCCTGCTTTCGAAGATGCTTTGAAAGGTCTTGAAGTAGGTGACAAGTTCGACTTCTCTATCGCTCCTGCCGACGCATACGGAGAATATGTGGAAGATCATGTATTGGATCTGCCGAAAAACATTTTTGAAGTTGAAGGTAAATTTGATTCAGAAGTCATCAAAGAAGGTAATACAGTTCCTATGATGGACTCAAACGGCAACCGTCTGAACGGTTCTGTTCTTGAAGTAAAAGACGATGTAGTCGTTATGGACTTCAACCATCCGTTGGCTGGTGAAACTCTACACTTCAGCGGTGAAGTTATCGATGTTCACGAACCGACAGCAGAAGAAATTGCAGCATTATCAGCTCCGGCCGGTGGATGCAGTTGCGGATGCGATGACTGCGGAAGCGATTGCGGTGACCACGATCACGAAGGTGGTTGCGGATGTGGTAGCTGCCACTAA
- the aroC gene encoding chorismate synthase, with the protein MNTFGNIYRLTSFGESHGPGIGGVIDGCPAGIELDTDFIQQELNRRKPGQSRITTPRKEDDEVQFLSGVYEGKTTGTPIGFIIWNKNQHSSDYDNMKTVYRPSHADYTYQMKYGIRDPKGGGRSSARETIARCVAGAIAKLALRQTGINIQAFTSQVGPIKLDGTYKDYDLNLTEENAVRCPDPEKAAEMEKLIAEVKSKGDTIGGVITCVVKGTPVGLGEPVFGKLHAALGHAMLTINAVKGFEYGDGFNAALYRGSERNDRFFNDNGHINTRTNNSGGIQGGISNGQDIYFRVAFKSVATILMEQETVNMDGEDTILKARGRHDPCVLPRAVPIVESMTAMTLLDYLLLQKTRE; encoded by the coding sequence ATGAATACATTCGGAAATATATACAGATTAACCTCGTTCGGCGAGTCACATGGTCCGGGTATCGGAGGTGTTATCGATGGATGTCCGGCTGGTATCGAGTTGGACACAGACTTTATCCAGCAAGAGCTGAATCGTCGTAAACCAGGCCAGTCAAGGATCACAACCCCGCGTAAGGAAGATGACGAAGTACAATTCCTATCCGGAGTTTATGAAGGAAAGACTACCGGTACACCGATCGGATTCATTATCTGGAATAAAAATCAGCATTCGTCTGATTACGACAATATGAAAACGGTTTATCGTCCTTCACATGCAGACTATACTTATCAGATGAAGTATGGTATACGTGATCCTAAAGGAGGTGGACGTTCGTCGGCTCGTGAAACGATAGCCCGATGTGTTGCCGGCGCAATCGCCAAACTAGCACTACGCCAGACAGGTATAAATATACAGGCATTCACCTCACAGGTCGGCCCTATCAAACTGGATGGTACTTATAAAGATTATGATCTGAATCTGACAGAAGAAAATGCAGTGAGATGTCCCGATCCGGAGAAAGCTGCCGAAATGGAAAAACTGATAGCAGAAGTGAAGTCGAAAGGCGACACTATCGGTGGTGTAATTACCTGTGTGGTAAAAGGTACGCCTGTCGGACTGGGAGAACCTGTATTCGGAAAGTTGCATGCAGCCTTAGGACACGCCATGCTAACAATCAATGCAGTGAAAGGGTTCGAATATGGTGATGGATTTAATGCCGCTCTTTACCGTGGTTCCGAACGTAACGACCGTTTCTTTAATGACAACGGACATATTAATACCCGTACTAATAATTCAGGAGGTATACAGGGGGGAATTTCCAACGGCCAGGATATTTATTTCCGCGTTGCGTTCAAATCGGTAGCAACCATCCTTATGGAACAGGAAACCGTTAATATGGATGGTGAAGATACTATCCTGAAAGCTCGCGGACGTCATGACCCATGCGTCCTGCCTCGCGCCGTTCCCATTGTGGAATCGATGACGGCAATGACGTTATTAGATTATCTGTTGCTCCAAAAGACAAGAGAGTAA